The DNA sequence GAATATATATAATCCGCACCCTTCAGTTATGATACCCCTCTCAGAAAACACCCTTTATGGCACATCCCCGTTATATTTGACGGTGAATTAATGGTCAAATGTTTGATGTACCCCAAATACAACTAATTATATCAAAATAACAAAACGCAACCACTTTTGAAACAAAACAGAACAAAATCCTCTGCTTCAAAGTGGGCGATAACCTTGCGAAAAGATGTCGAAACCACGTCTCACGATACAACAAGCATAACCCCGTACTGAGCCACAACATCCACAGAAGGTCAAGGAGTGTCTTTGAACAAGCATTCACTTAGTGTTTCAAACGAGGTCTCGTACATCTGATGAATCTTCTTCTCGCGGATGTGTCGGTAGAGATGAACCACGAATGATTTGACCGAGTCGGGTACGAAATTCGGGTCGTAACCGGCCGATTCGAGCTGTTGAGTTTCTTCGAACTCGTAATTGGACGCCATTGTTTTGGGGGTGAAGTGAAATTAGGGTTTAGCGATAAGAAGAGTGTGATGTTTGTGCGTTTTGTTAAAGCCCTAATTGGGGAGAATGTGTGTTGTTTGGGATAAAATTATTGAGCATGGGCCTGTTTTGATGCTTGATTGTTTAGGCCCATCATGGTGTACCTAGTTTAATACATACAAAGGGTGCTTCAAAGAAAATAACCAACAAATCTGTTTCAAAAATTAGAGGAGAATAATTACGTTTTGTTCATAAAATGGCTTACATGTTCATATAGAACCAGAAATGACTGTTATATTGCCTAATTACATTATTACCCTCGGCTGACTGTTACTTCACGGTCAAACATGACGGGAATCTGGCTAAAGGGTGTTTTCTGTTAGAGATCTCATAGTTGAGGGTTGTTGATTGTATATTTTAAAAGTTATGTGCCAATTCTGCATTTACCTGAAAGCGTTGGGATGCATAATGAAAATAACTCTTTACATAATATATTAATGTGGGAGCAATTGTTAGGAGCTGGAAATGACATTTTCCACTCGGTGTAAGTTTGATCTATTACTTCTATGTCATTAAGCTTTTACAGAACTAGGAAGTAGGAAACAAGGAATGGCTGAGCTCATCAAACTATTACAATAGTCATCAGTACCAATTTATATTGAATGAGCTTAACAGTTTCTGAGTAGTAAACCGAGGATCCTAAAAGATATGCACTGAAGTGTTGATAAATTATTCAAACCAGTGAGCCTCAGTTTAATATACACTAGTAGAGACAATGAGGATGAGTAATGAACTGTCTTTGAGTTATGGTTGTCAATATATAGTAATTACGGTTCTTACTATCAATATTTTTTAGAAAATAGTGACACCAACCGCGGTTTCAGTCGCAAAATCGGTGTTAGTCTTTTAACTAAAGATATTAATATTTGAGGAAGCCAATTTCATCTCCTGTAAGTTGGAGAAGAACTTTCTGCTCATACTGGATACAAAAATAGAATATCAGATGTAGTATGATAGTATGACAGTATGACCTACTCTGCTTACAGCTCTGTACTACTAAATCTTTATTTAGCATCACTCAGCCACCACTAAAGATTAAACATTCAACAAAAACAAAAGCAAAAGCAAGATGTAGTACTATAATTTTGTTCCAAGAACAAAACTGTAACAGGTTATCAAGTTCAATACTTATTTTAAAAAGCTTACCCCCATCTTAAAATCTGTAATGAATGGCAATGTTCCAGAATTTGAGAAACACCAAATGATGAGATTCTGCTACATCGGCTGCACAAAAATATTCTAAATAAGACAAATGCTAATGAAACCAATTTTTTTAACTTTGCCCCGCACCAAGAGACAACTTTATAGTGTTCAAATTTCAATTTCATTAAATATTAGATTCAAAATTAGGACATATCCAATTTAACGTCAGTAAATAAGGTGTAACCAAACCATCTAAAAAGTACTACAAAATGCAAATTCTATATGAACTGTATCAATAGGGCCATTTAGTAGATGTTTTCTTTCAAGGTTCTACATTCATTTTTTGTTGTTTTTCGTCTCCCGATTACAAAAATACAGACATACAAGTTGTGACATCGAGTATAATTTGTGGTCTAATTAAAATGCGGTACAGAGTTTAAATCTTGACGGATCAAAGGTCTGCAGAAGTGGTTGGTAATGGTAAGCATCAATTTTTAACTTCTAAAGAATCTGCATGTTTCAAATCCTGTAGCTTTCAGTTTTATTTATCAATTTTACTTATTCTATTTTCAAGGAAGCCGACTTCTCCCGCCTGTTTAACTACAGTCAGAAATCAAATTACAGGGGACACTTTGTTATGCTAATCTTGTGAAACTGATCAGTTACTTCTTAAAAGAGGAGCACTGACTTCTTGTGCATGAGTTCATGCATCGGGCCGGCTTGGAAAGACATCCAATCAGGAGTTGGTCTCTACATCTTATTAGCTATAATCCAGTCAAAATGCTCTTTACTTGAGTATTATGTATGCGTTAAATTTAAAACCATGCGCTGATGTCACAAAGGAATCCCTATGCCACCCAAACGATATTTTATTATGGAATATAAATAAAGGACACCATTGTTATTGAACCTGTATTTTCTTCAAGTCTCAATTTTAGATGTTTGTTATTCCAAACTTATATTCACTCTACTATGACTGTAGCACATGTTAAATTGGCTACAAATTCTCGAGCGCCATCATCGTTATATGTATCTCCAATGTTAAAATGGAGGTTGTACAAAAACTATTCAGGTTTGTGTGTATTTCTGCTTTGTGATGCAGCTACATGGTTATATTGAAACAGGGTTCCTCTGAACCGCTCTCTTGGAATCTCATTTTAGTTGTTACTTGTGTATTCTATAAGTTAAATTAGTAAGTTGATCCAATGATCAAGAGGGTTGTTGTAAGCCTTTGCGGCACATGCTTTAAAGTACATTTTGTAATGTGATCCAGTTGCTTAGATGACTTTTTTATTTCAGCTGTTGAAGTTAGGTTTTGTTTTGGTTTTGTTAATGTCAAAGAGGAAATATACAGGTGCTTGGGTTTCTTCCCTTAACACCTTTTCATTTAAACTTTAAATTATGCAAAACTGACAACTACAATAACAGGGGAAGTCTTATCTTGGTATAACCGTATAAGGATACATATCTGTACTTAATTGAGTGTTTTAAGGGTATATATACCGCCATTTACTATGTGGTTGAGCTTGTTTATAAACTAATGCAGCTCAAGCTTCAATTCCATATGTGACTTTTTAATGATATATGTTGTCTACTTTAAGGACAATATTTGCATATATTTTCTCTTGCTTACTATGATAAGTATTCATATTATATTCAGTTTGCGTAGACCGTCTCTTTAGATTATAACTAAAGAATAACATATCAGAAATATCTCTTGTTTCACATTGGTATGATTTTTCTTATCTGGTTAGTGATTAATGCCCATGCCGGCCTAGAGAGGGAAGGGATCTCATTCTTTAAATTTTGAGGGTTACTTTTTCAAAGGGATGTTATATTACTGTGTAGAGTGTAGACACAAAAGAGAGCTCTAAAGGCAAAACCCTCGCCACCATCCACAAAATCTTCTATTTTCTATACCATATCTTGCTAAACTATTTCAATATGAGGTTTAGTTGAGAGAAGTCAAATTAGTTATTATCAGCTAATCATCATCTTGTTTGTTGGTAATTCATGTACACACCAtttaaaatatcaaatttaaATTGCTTAATAAGACTTCAAATTAGTAATAACTAGCAATAAAAATGGCAAGAGTCATTGCAATAGGTTCATGTTCCTGTAATGTAGCTATATAATCCATTCTAGATAAACATGGTATGGCAAATAATATATACCAGGTTTGTTATTTTCCGATCAATTAATATACTTGGGACAATATTCGATTTGTGGTTACCAAGTAGAGTTACAATTGGAGTTGCTTAAAGGATTTTCTTTTTATGTGTTTCATATGTTAAACATTATTTGAAGTGAATTGTGCTTTAACACACTGTTTGAATATTTCGATAGTTTAAGTATGACTTTAATATAACAATAATTGGGTTTTAAATATACTagcataaatcccgtgcgatgcacgggtcccattaatattttaatttttatttatcaagttatattatatttttaaaatatttatataaatatataatgattataaatttataataaaagtgatcgtaatttagtagaataaatagactaattctagtagtttaacaatttagtagtttagcagatatataacactattatttatatattttaataataggataagttgtattcgtagtttagtaggataagtatactatatttagtagtagtttaataatttagtagtttattagatatataacactatttatctatttttgtaataatcaaaattagggaattatcgttgaaccaaaccgttgaaccaaattatctctattccggctattatagtatagtatagatttgTGTAGAGTAAAACTATTGTATTTATGTGTATGTTCTTTTACACGTGAGGTAGTTGATTAGATATGAAGGTTAAATATAAGCCCAATTGTTTCGGGGCCGAATCCATTATATTCCGTATTAGACTGTTAGTCCATGTTAGACACTTCCAACCGAGGCCCAATAACAAAGCCTCGACGAGTTACATTACATTATTTGCCTACAGCAAATTGAGAAAATTACTTTACAACTAGTCCAATAAGATATACACCATGCCACTTTATATAATGGGCTgcaaataataaattattttgaaagaTAACTAAGGATTGAGCCACATAATAAGTCTCCATTTTACACAGTCTTAACTCTTGAGTTCGATGAACAGAGTCGAATTGCAATTTATACCTTATATCAGCAGCACGTAGACATTTGAATCTCTTTGCTACGACTGATATCCCGTAATCAGACACATCCGAATCAGATACGTCAAGAATATCCCAGGAACTTTCAGCTAATGTGATGATCACATTATCATCCAGTAATCTTCTTCTTCTTGCAATTGCTGCTATTGTTATCTAAAACATGTCAATAGATGTCAATGCAGGCCTTAAATCAAGTCAGATTACTTTAAATGACTGAAATAAGACCTCAGTCTCTTCTTTCATCTTTTTACTAATGGAAGTTATGGAACCTCAATCTCTTCTTTCATCTTTTTATTAATGGAACCTCAATCTCTTCTTTCATCTTTTTATTAATGGAACCTCAATCTCTTCTTATTTACTAAGATGCAAAAACAACAGAGACTTGTTAAAATTAGGTCCACGTCtagaataataattattttttattaaactaaTTTAAGCAATATGCACAATAATCTGTACAACTTTAACATTTTACATTAAATCCGATCCTATTTCAAGATGGTAATTAAATGATAGGCTCGCTTGAAATTACGAGAGCCAGGAACTACGGTTCTGTAACTCATGATAGCGGTGTAAAACAATAATTGAAATACTAACCTTAACATGGGAAGGTAACTTAGAAGCAATTTGGGGCAAGTCATCAATGATATCTTCCAGATGCTTTCCAATCACTTGAATGCATAAAGTAATCAAACTTGGAACAGGTTTTGGCTTCTCACGTGCTAATACTACTTAAGAATCAATTCCAATTCAAATTATTGATcaaatagagagagagagagagagcggggagggagggagggggggagagagagagagagagagagagatgtacTTACTGGGCGTGGGGATATCATCGAAATAGTCAGGCTTATTGGAATTGGAATTCAAATTAAGTTTCTGGAACGACGTATGCAGAGCTTTTCCTTCCATTCACCAACACAACAACCAAAAACAATATTAGCAGCAGCGGCGTATCTGTCGGACTTCAATCGGATGCCGCTAAACCTCCGAAATCACATTATTCTATTTGTCAAGACAGACGACTTCTATTATTTACCTTTTTTTTTAAATAACTATTACTATCATTTTTAAATTgcaattttttattaattaaataaaatttattcaTCTTTCTGCCTTCTGCTTCTACATAAAATGAAAAAATGAATTTTCTTTTTACCAGATTTACTAATTCGGCCAATTTAAACCTATTTGATATAGAGCAATACTGGATAGAGGATAAAGGTATactatttttttcatttttttataatgctctttttcttctttttcactAATTTTCAGTAGTtcttattttttttcttcaaaattagCGCATATCAAATTATCAATAGTTATGTACCTAATTATGTACTTTAtttaaacttaatttaaattaattactATTATAAAAAATGAtgattaatatttttatttacaaaattCATATTCTTTATATTTCGATTATGTTTTTTTTGGAATAGGTCTTTTTTGTATGAACAAGATTTTCTATAATAAATTGAGTTTTTTGTTACAATTTTGTAAATTCTACactatttttttctaaaattgattACATTGAGTTGTAATAGGTCTCACAAATATTTCcactttgaaaaaaaaaatatgtTCCGAGAAAACGTATATGGTTGATATTTTTGGAGCATATCTCAAATTTGATATTTAAATCaccaatttaaaaaaaaatgataTTTAGGGCCATCACccatttttataattattttcaattATATACTATGTTATTTCAGTCAAACttaattgataaaaaaaattaaacaacaCATATATAAATTAGAAAAGAAAATGTatgattaaaatttaaaaaatgagaAAGTAAAAAAAGGAGGAGAAAATGGATAACCaatcaaaaaaattaatttatgtATACTTAAAAGATGATGGAATCTAAAACTATAACAAGAAAAGAAGACTTGAATCCAATTTACTCTatgaaaagaaaataaaagtttGTTATAACACGATGCCAATTGCCAACAAAGGTAGTTGTGAAATATCTATATGAGCTGTGTTGATAATGAAACATCTGTATGATCTGTATGTGGCTGAAGTGGAAGAGCAGTGAGTAGGAGCTGCATTCTCGATCCTGAATTTTGAGACCAATGTCTCGAGAGATGTCTTAATCAGGAGATATTTGGACATTATGCTTATAAAACATTGGGTGCACATTACAAACAAGTATTTGTTTAATCATATTTAGGCCTCAGCTAACAGTCTATCGATTTTCAGTTTAATAATAATAAGGTTCTTTCTTTTAAGATTCATCAAGCTGAATGTGAACTCAAAGATTTGAATTCCGCagagaaaaaaaaatggaaagCTAATGCAAGAATTGTAGAGATTTGTGCAGGTCAGAAACATGCTTGGatgccgagagagagagagagagagagagagaggggggggggagagagagagagagagagagagagagagagagagagctttTTCATCAAACATTCAAACCGGTATGGATGTTCAAGATATTGGAATTTGGAGAAAGCTGTTGTTGAGTTTATGTCCATTGTGGAAAACTTGATGGCCGATGTTTATGAAAGAGATGGATATCGAGTTTTCAGAAGCTATTATGAGGGTGGTCAGAGAGACGTAAGCTGGCCCGAGCTGATTCTTGTTCCGTGGAAATGAGGTAACTCATCTGGTCAAAATGAGTGGCGGCTATGGAAAGAATAATAGTATATGAATATTTTGTTAGCTTCTGTAGAACATACACTTGCTAAACATGCTTTAGTTGCTAGTTCTAATATTGTCTGGCGGGGATTCTGTTCGATTACATGCATCTCACATAAAAACAGATTGGTGTCAAAACACAAGATGGACTAGCTTATGAATTTAGAAAAGTCTGCTTTTGCAAATTGTGAATACTACAGCTTTCTTAATCAGAAAAGTACATGTTACTGGTCATTTCTGGAGTTGTGCAAAAAGACACTTTGAATGTTCTACTTCTACCAGTTGATTACTGACCACACCATAAAAACCCCCCTCCACCTTCATGTTTTAGGATTATGTTTTGCTGTATACTTTACCAACATTTCCTCCTTTTCATTGTGCAACCATGATTTTCCGATTCATAGTTCTCTTTTCTCTGTTTTTAACAACATCAGATATATCTGTATATGCATTCCCAGGCAATGAAACTGATCAACACGCGTTGCTTTCTTTTAAGGATTCAGTAAAAGCTGACCCATTTGGTGCACTAGACTCATGGGACACTTCCATCCACTTCTGTCACTGGAATGGCGTTATATGCAGTACCAGACGGCAGAGGGTGACATCACTCAACCTCAGCTCGCAAAGCTTGGTGGGAACATTGTCACCTCACATCGGAAATCTCTCATTTCTCAGAAAAATTTACATCCATGAGAACGAGTTTCATGGCTCAATCCCAAATGAAATTGGTCGACTCTTTCGCCTACGACATCTTTCTCTGACGAGCAATTATTTTCAAGGTGAATTTCCTACCAATTTAAGTCAATGTGTAGATATCAGAAACATCCTTGTAATGCGTAACAATCTAGAAGGAAAACTACCTACTGAGTTTGCTTATTGGCCTAAGCTTTATAGCTTTAATCTTGCCAACAACAACTTTACTGGATCAATTCCATCTTCAATAGGGAACATATCATCTCTTCATTTTCTTCGTCTAAGCAATAACAATCTAGAAGGACTTATTCCTCTGCAAGTTGCTCATCATACAAACTTAGAGTATCTGGACATGACAGAAAACAGTTTGTCGGGTATGTTTCCCCTACCACTTTACAACTTGTCATCCCTCTCTTATTTGCTTCTAACCCGTAACAAGCTAGAGGGATCACTTCCAGCAAATCTGGGCTATACTCTTCCTAAGCTGCAACGGTTTTACATTGGAATGAACAGATTTTCTGGCCGTCTTCCACCATCAATAGCTAATGCATCCCAACTCGCTGGTCTGGACATCCTAGTAAACAGTATCACCGGGCCTATACCAAAAAATTTGGGTAGCCTTTCTAAGCTTGATTGTTTAAATTTGGGCTTTAATCCACTTGGAGACAGTATGCCGCCAAATGACTTGAGTTTCTTTAATTCTCTGGTCAATTGTACTCTTCTAGACACTTTGACATTTGCAAATAGTGGTTTAAAAGGGGAGTTCCCAAAGATCATTGTGAATCTCTCCAGCACAATGGACCGCCTGTCTCTGTACGGAAACCACATATATGGAAGCATACCTCCTGAAATTGGAAAACTTGTGAACCTCACAACACTTTCATTGGGCAACAACTTATTAACGGGGACCATCCCAGAATCAGTTGGAGAGCTGGCCAAAATAGGAAGCCTAACATTCAGCAAAAACAACATTTCAGGAGTAATCCCAACATCCATTAGCAACATGACTCGATTAGTTGAACTCTATTTACAAGATAATATGCTCCAAGGAGTCGTACCTACTGAATTGTTTAAGGTCTCATCTTTACAGAGATTGTCCCTTGCTAACAACAGGCTTGGAAGTGTAATACCTGAGGAAATTGTGTTGTCTTCCAAATACATTTATCTTAATCTGTCCCGAAATCAATTCAATGGGTCACTTCCATCCAACATTGGCAATTTGAACCAATTGGTTCAACTAGATGTTTCGTACAACAAACTAACAGGAGATATACCCAATACTCTGGATGGATGTGTGATGTTGGAGGAGCTACATATGGAAGGAAATCTTTTGCAAGGTAATATTACATCTTCTTTGAGATTGCTCAAAAGTCTTCGAGTTCTAGATCTCTCAAGTAATAACATATCTGGGAATATTCCAAGATTTTTTGAAAAGTTACATTTAATTGAATTCCTTAATCTTTCTCACAACAAACTTGGAGGTGAAGTTCCTGGAGAAGGTTTGTTCTCAAACGTTAGTGCTTTTTCAGTCGTCGGAAATTTGGAGCTCTGTGGAGGTATACAAGCATTGCATTTGCATGCTTGTCCTGTAAAAGTCTCGAGGAATAAGAAAAAAGAATTTTCCCTGAGATTATTACTAATCCTAGTTCTTGTACCCCTTGGTATCTTGTTTGCATGTCTTGCCTTTATTTGTTATCGACGTCGAAACTCCAAAAATTTGAATGACCCTGACCCAGTATTGCACGACAGCCAATATCTCAAACTCTCATACCAAGATCTTCTTCTAGCTACAAATAAGTTTTCCCCAAACAATTTGCTAGGTGAAGGAAGATATGGTTCAGTTTACAGAGGAGTTCTTGAATCAGTGGACCAGTTAGTTGCTGTGAAGGTACTAAACGTTGAAGTACGTGGAGCTGACAAGAGTTTTTTGGCAGAATGTGAAACGTTGAGGAATATTCGTCATCGAAATCTTATAAAGATCATAACTACATGCTCTAGCAGTGACTTAAAGGGCAATGAGTTCAAGGCATTGGTTTTGGAGTTCATGACAAATGGGAGTTTGGACAACTGGTTGCATCCAAGTCCTCACCTTCAGGGAAAAAAAAGAAACTTAACTCTGCTGCAAAGAATAAATATTTCTATTGATATTGCAATGGGAGTCGATTACCTACATCACCACACCCATGCAGGTATCGTTCATTGCGATTTAAAGCCAAGTAATATACTTCTGGATGAGAATTTTGTTGCTCGTATTGGTGATTTTGGTTTAGCGAGGTTCTGCTTCGCTGCTACGACAGGTGACATCAATCAAGCAAATTCAAGTTCAACTGGTGTTCGTGGAACAGTTGGATATGTTCCTCCAGGTGACTTATCATGGCAACTTTTTCATCGATGTTTAGTAGTGCTATATAATATTGAGTTACATGACAACTATATTTTACTTAAAGATCTTGCATAACAGAAATTTTTTTACTTGGAGAACTGTTTTGCCACCTTTTTTTAACTATTTAGTTGTGCAGAGTATGGATTGTGTGGGGAGATATCTAGAGAGGGGGATGTGTATAGCTACGGAATTCTTCTACTAGAAATGTTCTCAGGAAAGAAGCCTACCGAAAGCAGCATATCAATTGACGGCGGTAGTAATCTTCACGACTATGTGAGGGCGGCACTCCCAGAAAGAGTGATGGACATTGTTGACCCACGGATTGTACTTGATCAAGAAGAAGATGGCTTGGCCGGAAATCAATCATACAGCAGGGCTACCTTGGAGTTATGCCTGACATCAATATTTGAAGTGGGGATATTTTGTTCCGAAGAGACACCGAAAAAACGCATTGACATCAGTTTTGCTATCAAGCAGTTACAAGCAGCAAGAGACAAACTTCTGCAGTGCAAACAGCTGAGTGAGAGTGGCGATCTCCTACAATGACAAGGAAGAATTCGAACCTATAAATTTCAAATATTTCTATTTTTTATTTACATGTATATTGGATCTGTATGTTACTTGAGATAAAACATTGCCATATTAGCATCAGGTTCTACGGTTTTAGTATAGTTTCATTTGGATCTGTATTGCTAATTTGGACCTATGTACTTAGTATAAATGCTCGATACTTTGCAGTCATTAAAATGATCTGTGAGCTTAACGATGTTCTCTGACTTGGATATGGTGTGCACCCAATTCAACCTTAATAATTCCCAACCTGATTTATTTTGTACATTGATTAAGCTGTTAGTGCCTAGTATGTTTTTCTGTGTTCTCTCGTTGATCTGGTGGTGAATAGATAACAAAGATCAGCACCACAAATTGTAAACAAATTCAGATCTTAAAAGCATATATGACAGCTCAAACTGCTCATTGTATTGCAAATGGAAAATTGTAAACAAATTCAGATCTTAAAAGCATATATGACAGCTCAAACTGCTCATTGTATTGCAAATGGAAAATTGTGTAATGGTTTTGATGACGGTTCTGCAGTTTATTGAAGCCAACCATGGATCCTGGTTTCGCCTGAAGTTCTTACTTGAGCTCATGTCTCTCTTTTATAACTATCCCTGCCTGTATCCCCATGAAGTATTAAAACTTTTGCTACCTTCTAGCAATTGCAGATAAGCATGTACAATGTACACGGACGTGGACAGTTATACTTGCATTATCTGAAGTTACTTTACCTTCAGCCTTGTGATGACTTTGCCATATGGCTATAAATTAGGTATTCTGTCCATAGTTTAGCAGTTTGGATCAATTTCAACCTGTTCAGCCATCTGGTTTAAACTATGTTGGTTTACAGAAGTAGTTTCAATTTTAAATATGAGGTAACATAAATATGGTTTGATATGTCATGGATTTAATAAATTGCCAGATCTTCTGGGGTTTCATGTTTAAATGCAGTCCTGGTGTTTAAATCGATTTGAGCTGTAAGCAACTTATCAATAGATTGAGACTTATCTTTATAATGACTCGACAGAAGAGTACTCTTCTAAGAAAAACACAAGCAGGCCTATTACAATTTCTTTCCTGTTCCAGTAAGCATTCTTATTTGTATGCACATTCGTTAAAAGGTCACAAGTTTCTGTTGAAGGCAATGCGCTAGATGAAGTTATTATTAATGTCGTTAAAGGCAAGCGAGACTGTGAGAGGCTGCCTCCATTTAATGACACCGGTGACTTTATATAACTGGTAATGCCTTTAATCATCTACACGCAGCCAGAATAAATGGTGTAAATTTATTAACACGTTTACCTTTGAAATAAAACATGACCTCACTGAGGCATTTGTTTAGGGAAAATTTTTAGGTATCTGAGAATATAACCTTCCAGTTATTGCACATATATCTGCTGCCATATAGTAGTGTCTTTTCATCTCTTATTAACACTCTGTTTTATTTCTTTGCAGATTAATTGTTGTATTTCGCATGGGGATGAAAATGCTGATTATCCTTCTTTCACTATAATGTTATATGTTACTAAATCAGGTTCTACTACTACTTGATTCTCCATGTCATCCACAAATTTCGAAGCTTTTCAACAGAACCAGCAATACATAAGCCATGATGATATTGAAGTGTCGCAAGTTAGACAACAAGCTGTGTGAGGTCAATACTGAAGCTTGAATGTTTAATTTTTCCCATGTTGAAGGGCACAAAAGGGCATTATGATCCCATGCGGGTCTAGGACTAGTAAATGTCAGCATTTCCCATACCAAAACATGTTAATCCCATTCCCTGAGCACTCTAAGCAGCTCACAAAGTGAAGGTGCAGAATCAAAATCTTAAAATTGTGCAGATTTATTTGATTGCTACTTTTACTCTTGAAATTTGGGCAACTGTATTAGGTGTGATGTTCCGAAGAGAACACGTAGAACCTAAACAACAACAAATATATTGAACACATTCTAATTTTTCACTTCTATTGCTTACCAACATAGTATAACCGTTATTCTATTTGTTGAATTCTCTTGATAATTATTTAGAGTGCTGAACAATTTTTAAACTAAAATTCTCTTATTCCATCTATGATTTTAAAACTTTGTAAGTTATGTACTCTTACAAGCATGTATGATTGCATTTG is a window from the Apium graveolens cultivar Ventura chromosome 1, ASM990537v1, whole genome shotgun sequence genome containing:
- the LOC141670772 gene encoding uncharacterized protein LOC141670772; translated protein: MIFRFIVLFSLFLTTSDISVYAFPGNETDQHALLSFKDSVKADPFGALDSWDTSIHFCHWNGVICSTRRQRVTSLNLSSQSLVGTLSPHIGNLSFLRKIYIHENEFHGSIPNEIGRLFRLRHLSLTSNYFQGEFPTNLSQCVDIRNILVMRNNLEGKLPTEFAYWPKLYSFNLANNNFTGSIPSSIGNISSLHFLRLSNNNLEGLIPLQVAHHTNLEYLDMTENSLSGMFPLPLYNLSSLSYLLLTRNKLEGSLPANLGYTLPKLQRFYIGMNRFSGRLPPSIANASQLAGLDILVNSITGPIPKNLGSLSKLDCLNLGFNPLGDSMPPNDLSFFNSLVNCTLLDTLTFANSGLKGEFPKIIVNLSSTMDRLSLYGNHIYGSIPPEIGKLVNLTTLSLGNNLLTGTIPESVGELAKIGSLTFSKNNISGVIPTSISNMTRLVELYLQDNMLQGVVPTELFKVSSLQRLSLANNRLGSVIPEEIVLSSKYIYLNLSRNQFNGSLPSNIGNLNQLVQLDVSYNKLTGDIPNTLDGCVMLEELHMEGNLLQGNITSSLRLLKSLRVLDLSSNNISGNIPRFFEKLHLIEFLNLSHNKLGGEVPGEGLFSNVSAFSVVGNLELCGGIQALHLHACPVKVSRNKKKEFSLRLLLILVLVPLGILFACLAFICYRRRNSKNLNDPDPVLHDSQYLKLSYQDLLLATNKFSPNNLLGEGRYGSVYRGVLESVDQLVAVKVLNVEVRGADKSFLAECETLRNIRHRNLIKIITTCSSSDLKGNEFKALVLEFMTNGSLDNWLHPSPHLQGKKRNLTLLQRINISIDIAMGVDYLHHHTHAGIVHCDLKPSNILLDENFVARIGDFGLARFCFAATTGDINQANSSSTGVRGTVGYVPPEYGLCGEISREGDVYSYGILLLEMFSGKKPTESSISIDGGSNLHDYVRAALPERVMDIVDPRIVLDQEEDGLAGNQSYSRATLELCLTSIFEVGIFCSEETPKKRIDISFAIKQLQAARDKLLQCKQLSESGDLLQ